Within the Thunnus thynnus chromosome 23, fThuThy2.1, whole genome shotgun sequence genome, the region ctCTTCATAAATAGTCAAAGAAGAAGAACTTAAGCGTCCCGAATGACGTCACGGACACTTGATTTGTGCTTCTGCCCTTTCACGTAAACACAGATAATAATTTCAGCCACCGCTTTGTTCCAGACTAACTTGCATAAAAAACATTCTCTTTGTTGCACAGCTTATAATTCTCATCCTGACTGCGGCGGAGGGCATCTGCAGGACCAACATCTGGGAGGCTTGGGAGAAACATTTCTCAAATACTTACTTACTCTTGGATAAACAATTTCATGGGGGAGTGAGCTCGGTGTAGGGCTCTCTAGCTACAAAATTACCCACCTAATAGCTTCTGACTGAAACATTagtgtcaaataaatgaaaacgtGTGAATGCAAGAGTGGCTATTACACTGTGTTATGTTTGATATAAATTTCAGGTATACTTGCGATGATCATTTTACAGCCTGGCGAGCAATGCATTTATCCTCTTTACCACAAACATGTTAATGCATAATATAGccattcctttaaaaaaaaataaaaaaaacactgcaaagctTCCAGATAGGATATTTTGATATTTCCATTTGGGAATACATTACTGGAACACTAgtttaaaaaagcagcagagcagtGTTCATGTTTGCATAGAAGGAAACACTCAGTGACAACCTTTGTGCACCCTCAttctctcccccccctcctcctcaagAGCAGACAGAAATATGCTAAATATGCAGCAGTGTGACCTGAGTCCATAGATAAAGGTTTATTTTGGGGAAAGGCGCCTCACTCTCTTGCTCCACCTAAAGTTTTCTCATTAACTGTAACAGCGGAGATAATGACTGGATGCCTGCTCACATTTTTAGCCCTTTATGGCAAATAACACGGGCCTATTAACATGTAAACAGGATCttttcacatatatatatatatatttagcaAAATTAACATATCAGTTATAAACTTGCCTGAAAGTCAGTGCACCCTTGGGAGCAAAGCTAGACACACAAATCTCACACCATAAGGCTCATACCCTTCAGCACAGTCAACTTATAATTCTATTATCGTGGCATGAAATTAGATTTCTGACAGTAAGCGCCTATAGCAGGTTTAAATCACCGTGTGGGGAGAAACCTGGGCCCGTACAATCGTGTAATGGCAGAAAGCACCGGGATTGAATATCAGTGGAATGCCACACGGGGTTATTACAATGGGAGCTTTGCATCAACACGCAGCGATGACTTTCAGTATGAGAGATTCATCATATTTTCCTCTATAAACTGTGATCGTTACGCAGATGAGCTCCAGAAAGGAGATGATGCTGActgtgcagctgtttttttgaggggttttttttttttttagaagaaaaacaaagctgaGATATTTTACTCTATCCTgctgcatttttatgatttgtttAGAGTGAAATTCTTGGCCTTAGAAAGGATTTTTGTCGATCTATGACCCCTCATAAAACTCCCGGGGTCCTTCAtatctgcagaaaaaaaagttcttcTGACTGCCCTTTAAttcaacagtataaaaataacctttattttatggAGTGCTTTCCAAAAGTCAAGTACTTCACACAAAtcatcaaataaagaaaaacaaacacgaACGTTGATCGAATAAATTTAACTGGACCCAGTTAGACATTTAGTAACATAGTTCAAATTCCAGCAAAAAGAGcctaaaataaaagaaataaaagatgatGTGGGTAAAATTAGATAAAGAAATCAAACATCCACTATCAGGAGCAGGCTTCCCTCCCTCTGAACTTTGATAAATACCAAGCACGGGTCAGTTAACTCACCTTAAATCAGTCTTTACTCAAAGTTTggagttttaacattttaaagttttggttATTTTGTCTTATGTGAAGAAGCTTATGACCCTAAATACTTCAGGAACATTTTGGAGGGTCTTAGAGTGAAAATACTTCATGAAAAGCTGAATGTGGACATCTTTCATGTGTATTGCAATCTGTAAAGACACAGAGGAGTCTTCAGGTTTGTGAGATTTCAGCATTCTCTGCAACCACGGCATCATGAGACGAGAGGAAATAATCATTTCAATCTTCTTATATTGTCCTCAACCTGCCCATTAGCTGGAATTGAGTGAAGAGGTTTTAACAAGGAGGCTCTCCTCTGATCAGAGCCGGTTGGGTGAGTCATCCGGCGCCCGAGGGAGTCAGTCTGTGGGATCTGCGTGGGAGAGCTCAATCATGGACAAACAGTCTTCTGCAGAGATGTTGCACTCCGACTGTGCAATTATCAAAAGGCCTATTGAAGACGGTAACTCACAGACGCTGCGCTGTCGGTGAAAGTCAGGGTTGCAGAGGTTTACACAGTAGTCTTATGTAACACGCTCCTGAGGTTGATCAATTaaatttactgccagactgttGAAATGTAGCTTTGAAAGTCCTCAGCTCTTTAAACCGCCACTAACACTACTCTGTGTAAAGCTGATTTCATGTGAAGTGTCACTCTGGAGGTGGAGATATTTCATGCCAGTcttgttcaggatgtttttaaatgattcaCTCTTAAATATGAGGATGTGTTTCCATGTAGAGCTGCCACTAACGGTTGTTTTCATCATTGATCGATTcattgtttgatctataaaatgtcagaaaatagtgaaaaatgtcaagagtcaaaggtgacatcttcaaaagtcttgttttgtttgacccaAAGTCCAAAACTTCAAAGATatgagtttactatcatgtatgatttttaaaaagtgtcacatttcagaagctgaaaccagtgaatgttctgcatttttgctttaaaaaaagattaaaatgattattggattatcaaaatagttgccaattaattttctgtctatcaactaatcgattaatcgactaatcgttgcagctctacctCCACGTGGTGCGACTTTCTAAGAAAGAACATTGGGACTCTGCAGAGTTATACATGTATATTCTAACAAGACAACCCTTTTGGGCTTCAACTAACCcttattttgattatcaaattATCTTTTTATTACTTGATGATTCAGTCAGTTtataaaatcacaaataatGACAAATCCCAACTTTTCAGGGAccaaaatgtatgtatgtaaaaccCCTAAAAGTATCCAGTTTACTACTAGAAAAGCAAACTAAACAactaattttgtatttttacttgataaaatGACTCACAATTAATAGATTCTTTGAATTATCATTCATTACTGTATTATTTCTTCATCCAGTCTATTaaataatcaactaatcatttcaccACTGCACCTTTCCACACATTATTAAACTGTACTCTGATACTGTAAAAGATAGAGAATAGGCTATTGTATAACTTCCTATTAGACTATTACAGGAATGATACGGTGACATGATGAaataagatgaaaaacaaaggaaatgctATTTGATAAGGTCACTATAAAGCAACAATGGGTTATAAAACAATACACTGTAGCAAAATAAAGTCATATACACTATTAGGCCTACATATTATAATACAAGATCATATATGGATCATAGTCTTTATGAGAATATCACATAATGCCGTTAAAATACACCATAAATGACCTCGGATAAACCGTAAGACCCTGTTGGGGTATTAAAGGACTATTACAGTGACTTTATTTTCGGGCTGGGCTCCATCTTTCACTTCGGGTCGAGTCGGAGCTACTCGTGTGTTGTCGGGCTCACCCGGCGGTGTGCCAGAGGGCAGAGCGAGCGCAGCGGCCGCTCTCAGCGCTCGAGACCAACGCCATTCATCCGAGCGGACCCGCGCGCGAGGGCACACCTGGTCTCAccgaggagaggagagcacTTTAACGACACAAAACAGCTCCACACAGGTGAGTTTCTAAACTGTATTTATACTTCTGCTGTCTTTTTCGACAACTTTGGcacactttcactttttttattgGAGAAAGAAATCATCAGAGAGACTCGGTGCTTTGCAACTTTCATGTCATAAACTCGCCGCAAACTTTGAAAGCCTGgtgctatttttctttttttttattggcgTTATGTAACAGCCGCGTccttaaagaaaacatttatgggaattggaggagagagagaaaaaaaaagagcaagtgaggacagtttaaagttttgtttgtcATGAGGCTGACTTTATTTTCCTCCTACCTGTCAGCAGCACCCGGGTTAATCACTTGAGGAATGCGGTGCCATTAGGACGAGAGCTGAAAGTTCATATCAACTTCAACTTGAGTTAATTTTCAACAACTTGGCGTGCGAGGAGGAacttatcaaaaaaaaaaaaaaaaaaaaagggatcaTGGCCACAGGCGGATTTAAGTCAAATGCCACGACGGACTTTTTGGAAGAATGGAAGGCCaagagggagaaaatgagagCTAAAATGCTCGGGGACATTGCCGCAGCCACCGGTGCCACTAACGCAAACAGCACCGGCGGCGGCCGCACCGAGCTCAACAACAACGGCAACCCGGACCGGAGCGCCTCCACTGGGAACTGCCTCCCCTCCTCCTACGCGGTGGTTCGGTCCGCCTCCGGCACGGCTCTTAAGAGACCAGAGGAGGAAACGCACCACCCTGCCCACCCTGCTGCGCCcacagccacagccaccccTGGGGGCAACCTGAAGAAGGCCCCGCCTCAGATGGAAAAGGCTCAGCTTTGCGCTTCCCCGGACTCCAGCCCCATGGCTTGCAATGACAGTGACAAGGAGAGCCCATCACCCAGTAAGGgcaaagagaagaagagcacCGGTCCCAGTGCCAGGAAGGGGAAAGGACAGATTGAGAAGAGGAAgttgagagaaaagaggaggtcGACAGGTGTTGTCAGCATGCCATCTAATGAGGTGAGTCAGTTATGTTTGACCCTTTAAATGaaaccccctccccacccctccacccccctctTGTCTCCGGGCTAAGCTGGGATGGTTGTTTATACTGTACTGGTGTTTGATGCTGCTCTGAAGTGGGATGATGATACCTGGAGGCCCATGTTGTGATGGAGGCAGCTGTCAAAACCTCTACAAAGACCACCTGAcaagtgtttctttgtgtgtgtgtgtgtgtgtgtgtgtgtgtgtgtgtgtgtgtgtttttgttgcatgtGAAAAGCCAGAACGCCTCAGTAATGGCATGAAGAACAAAGCCAGACCGGCCCATATCAgtactagagctgcaaccattagtcgattcacagaaaattaatctgcaactattctgataatcgaataatcaaCTTTTCAAGCTGAAATGCTGTAAAATgatgattccagcttctcaaatgtaaagatttgctgtttttccttttcatatacgacattttggactgttaggcagacaaaacaagcaatttgaagttCTCACTGTGgctatttttaacttttttttttttttaacatttcatagtctaaatgattaattgatcatgaaaataatcatcggTCGCAGTCCTAATCGTTGTTGACATCTAATAGATTAAACAATTTATCGATTTATTTGAACATGATCAAACTTTTTACACAAAAATCCCCtaaattcagttaaaaaaaaagagtcaagaCTAAAATGTACTGAGCAGGATATtttagggttgcaactaactTGATAATCTGCTGATTAGTCTGTATTATTGTCCATTtactaagtttttttttccaaccaacaGTGCAAATCTAAAAGTTTTTACTTtccaatgatataaaacaaagaaaagcagcaaatctttacACTTTAGAAGctgaaattagtgatttttttGGCGTTTATGCTAAATAAATGACTGTCTATTAtgaaaaatagttgcagattgaCCGATCAATCAGTCAACTAATCTATTAAGCACTctataaaaaccaaaaacaacatgaCATTGGCTGATAACACTTGCTTGGCCAGTGTATCAGTGGAGTAAAGTTGGTGGGCATGCACTAGAACACTTGTGGTCACAGATAACTATGGTCCATATACTCAGCATGTCTGTAACAACAGGACCGACGTCGACTTCcaaaagctgcttttttttttacattaaatgcCAAATTATCCAAATCCGAAGAGACGTTTAGAGGTCAGATCAGAGTTATCTTTGGAGCAAGGTGTTAGATTATTAGTAAAGGCTTCCTtcagtttgttattgttgtattttagtGTTATACTTGATACGGATGTTCGTTTTTTGGAGGGTTAGTTTGTACAGATGTGAGTTGGttttaaagatttttcttttctcttttgtgaaaatatgtttcatgtttcttggctgtctttcttttttttttttttttttttttttaacatctcgGGACCACGTAGAAAAAGTGTTCTTACTCGTTACGGATCTACTGTGCTCTTACCCGAACTCAGGAGAAccataaataattcaaatcaaAAAGAATAGCACTTGTTTTCCAAAATTCCTCCCATACATGTGTCTGGTTTAATCTCCCCTCTGTAGCGAGAGAAATGTAAGCAGCCCTCAGATGTTGGGAGGGGCgaaggggagggtgagagagagggaagggtTGTCggctggtgctggtggtggaggtgtgtgtgtgtgtgtgtgtgtgtgtgtgtgtgtgtgggggcgTTCATTGTTATTCAGTTTAAATCATGTCACACTCCTGCCTAATTCCTGTGGTTCAGACACATGCAGGAACTCTGATATGAAGCCAGCCAGCCAACGCGATGAGAGTCAGGCTTGCACTGTGATTATGAGCACTCACATACGTTTTAAAAACCATCGTGCACACATATGTCggaatacatgtttttttcattaaggTGATGGTAttccttttcctccttcctGATAAGCCACACAGAGCTCGATGCCCTTGGGGCAGCACAACTTGGAGTTTGACCAGTTTGTCAGTTGGCGCTCCACATCCTGTTATTAGGTGCTCAGCAGTGCCGAACAAAGCCGTTTGAAAACTGGTCACAAGCCAGGCTGTAATGCTGGGCTTCAGCACTCCGAGCCGTGCCAGATATGTTAGACCGTGCCCATAGGCAGCTGAttatgtagtaaagtgggtgaaCAGACTATTATCGGTGGAGGTGGGAGGTCGTCTGATGAAGTGGTGTGCTGTTTTTTTAGTGAAAACTGGAAGTGTCTGATCCCAATGTTCACGACTCAGCTCCCCATCAGTGAGAGTGTTTATTacagctgcagctaacaattattatGACTATTCATTAATCTGATGCTTAAAACATccgaaaacagtgaaaaaaagtgGCCGGCCTAGTTTCCtaaagtccaaggtgacatGTTCAGATTGCCTGGTTTGTTTGACCATCAGTCCAaaagtccaaagatattc harbors:
- the pawr gene encoding PRKC apoptosis WT1 regulator protein; its protein translation is MATGGFKSNATTDFLEEWKAKREKMRAKMLGDIAAATGATNANSTGGGRTELNNNGNPDRSASTGNCLPSSYAVVRSASGTALKRPEEETHHPAHPAAPTATATPGGNLKKAPPQMEKAQLCASPDSSPMACNDSDKESPSPSKGKEKKSTGPSARKGKGQIEKRKLREKRRSTGVVSMPSNESLDELDDDDAGEKTRREEEELVQANTVQNEAMTADPSTGHLMETPRSGSGRHKSSAGPGSEEDMGGNSRQRHNRHGRDGGAAASGSLEKRMEELEKELARERQETARLLKAHQDKDDLIGKLKEEIDLLNRDLDDIEDENEQLKQENKTLLKVVGQLTR